One genomic window of Elaeis guineensis isolate ETL-2024a chromosome 2, EG11, whole genome shotgun sequence includes the following:
- the LOC105041367 gene encoding protein PARTING DANCERS homolog isoform X2: MASVRGSWTDRARNPPIPPNSGSGVCMMNTSWRDNQHPSFILFISSFLSANSYRLNFLPIAADFIFNNGGLSVAFIFVTNWDCDNGSAVFDRAEKLKRQFRHLYVVVSVPTREQNDSFNHSYFKYAVELGSPTFVPVHDPEMGFEKIVKIAHAHGVCKRQDAISMMKNEREQAVQGMDLFLRVVTSIPGIDNHDANALAQAIGSIEAISKASKGFILENTDLSVDKAERIVNSLFSVSKDEHHRFGVLFAVPANHDYFFDLANFIR; the protein is encoded by the exons GTAGTGGAGTTTGCATGATGAATACATCATGGAGGGATAACCAGCATCCATCCTTCATTCTCTTCATTTCATCATTCCTTAGTGCAAATTCATACCGTCTAAACTTCCTACCCATAGCCGCT GATTTCATATTCAACAATGGTGGACTATCAGTTGCTTTTATTTTTGTAACAAATTGGGATTGTGATAATGGATCTGCTGTCTTTGACAG AGCTGAAAAATTGAAGAGGCAGTTCAGGCATCTGTATGTTGTCGTATCTGTCCCAACAAGGGAACAAAATGATTCTTTCAATCACTCATACTTCAA GTATGCTGTGGAGCTTGGTAGCCCAACCTTTGTGCCAGTTCATGATCCAGAGATGGGCTTCGAGAAGATTGTGAAGATAGCTCATGCTCATGGGG TATGTAAACGACAAGATGCCATCTCCATGATGAAGAATGAG CGTGAGCAAGCAGTGCAAGGAATGGACTTATTCCTCAGAGTGGTTACCTCCATACCCGGAATCGACAACCATGATGCGAATGCA CTTGCCCAAGCCATTGGTTCAATTGAAGCAATATCAAAAGCATCGAAGGGCTTTATTCTGGAAAATACAGACCTTTCAGTGGATAAAGCAGAAAGGATT GTCAACTCTCTATTTTCTGTTTCCAAGGATGAACATCACCGTTTTGGGGTTTTGTTTGCTGTACCTGCAAATCATGATTATTTTTTTGACCTTGCAAATTTCATAAGGTAA
- the LOC105041367 gene encoding protein PARTING DANCERS homolog isoform X4: protein MASVRGSWTDRARNPPIPPNSGSGVCMMNTSWRDNQHPSFILFISSFLSANSYRLNFLPIAADFIFNNGGLSVAFIFVTNWDCDNGSAVFDRAEKLKRQFRHLYVVVSVPTREQNDSFNHSYFKYAVELGSPTFVPVHDPEMGFEKIVKIAHAHGVCKRQDAISMMKNELAQAIGSIEAISKASKGFILENTDLSVDKAERIVNSLFSVSKDEHHRFGVLFAVPANHDYFFDLANFIR from the exons GTAGTGGAGTTTGCATGATGAATACATCATGGAGGGATAACCAGCATCCATCCTTCATTCTCTTCATTTCATCATTCCTTAGTGCAAATTCATACCGTCTAAACTTCCTACCCATAGCCGCT GATTTCATATTCAACAATGGTGGACTATCAGTTGCTTTTATTTTTGTAACAAATTGGGATTGTGATAATGGATCTGCTGTCTTTGACAG AGCTGAAAAATTGAAGAGGCAGTTCAGGCATCTGTATGTTGTCGTATCTGTCCCAACAAGGGAACAAAATGATTCTTTCAATCACTCATACTTCAA GTATGCTGTGGAGCTTGGTAGCCCAACCTTTGTGCCAGTTCATGATCCAGAGATGGGCTTCGAGAAGATTGTGAAGATAGCTCATGCTCATGGGG TATGTAAACGACAAGATGCCATCTCCATGATGAAGAATGAG CTTGCCCAAGCCATTGGTTCAATTGAAGCAATATCAAAAGCATCGAAGGGCTTTATTCTGGAAAATACAGACCTTTCAGTGGATAAAGCAGAAAGGATT GTCAACTCTCTATTTTCTGTTTCCAAGGATGAACATCACCGTTTTGGGGTTTTGTTTGCTGTACCTGCAAATCATGATTATTTTTTTGACCTTGCAAATTTCATAAGGTAA
- the LOC105041367 gene encoding protein PARTING DANCERS homolog isoform X3: MASVRGSWTDRARNPPIPPNSGSGVCMMNTSWRDNQHPSFILFISSFLSANSYRLNFLPIAADFIFNNGGLSVAFIFVTNWDCDNGSAVFDRAEKLKRQFRHLYVVVSVPTREQNDSFNHSYFKYAVELGSPTFVPVHDPEMGFEKIVKIAHAHGGRMLISISNLRCSSLNDTYHANHSSAVCKRQDAISMMKNELAQAIGSIEAISKASKGFILENTDLSVDKAERIVNSLFSVSKDEHHRFGVLFAVPANHDYFFDLANFIR; this comes from the exons GTAGTGGAGTTTGCATGATGAATACATCATGGAGGGATAACCAGCATCCATCCTTCATTCTCTTCATTTCATCATTCCTTAGTGCAAATTCATACCGTCTAAACTTCCTACCCATAGCCGCT GATTTCATATTCAACAATGGTGGACTATCAGTTGCTTTTATTTTTGTAACAAATTGGGATTGTGATAATGGATCTGCTGTCTTTGACAG AGCTGAAAAATTGAAGAGGCAGTTCAGGCATCTGTATGTTGTCGTATCTGTCCCAACAAGGGAACAAAATGATTCTTTCAATCACTCATACTTCAA GTATGCTGTGGAGCTTGGTAGCCCAACCTTTGTGCCAGTTCATGATCCAGAGATGGGCTTCGAGAAGATTGTGAAGATAGCTCATGCTCATGGGGgtaggatgttgatctctatttCTAATCTGAGGTGTTCCTCTTTGAATGACACATACCATGCTAATCACTCATCTGCAGTATGTAAACGACAAGATGCCATCTCCATGATGAAGAATGAG CTTGCCCAAGCCATTGGTTCAATTGAAGCAATATCAAAAGCATCGAAGGGCTTTATTCTGGAAAATACAGACCTTTCAGTGGATAAAGCAGAAAGGATT GTCAACTCTCTATTTTCTGTTTCCAAGGATGAACATCACCGTTTTGGGGTTTTGTTTGCTGTACCTGCAAATCATGATTATTTTTTTGACCTTGCAAATTTCATAAGGTAA
- the LOC105041367 gene encoding protein PARTING DANCERS homolog isoform X1 has product MASVRGSWTDRARNPPIPPNSGSGVCMMNTSWRDNQHPSFILFISSFLSANSYRLNFLPIAADFIFNNGGLSVAFIFVTNWDCDNGSAVFDRAEKLKRQFRHLYVVVSVPTREQNDSFNHSYFKYAVELGSPTFVPVHDPEMGFEKIVKIAHAHGGRMLISISNLRCSSLNDTYHANHSSAVCKRQDAISMMKNEREQAVQGMDLFLRVVTSIPGIDNHDANALAQAIGSIEAISKASKGFILENTDLSVDKAERIVNSLFSVSKDEHHRFGVLFAVPANHDYFFDLANFIR; this is encoded by the exons GTAGTGGAGTTTGCATGATGAATACATCATGGAGGGATAACCAGCATCCATCCTTCATTCTCTTCATTTCATCATTCCTTAGTGCAAATTCATACCGTCTAAACTTCCTACCCATAGCCGCT GATTTCATATTCAACAATGGTGGACTATCAGTTGCTTTTATTTTTGTAACAAATTGGGATTGTGATAATGGATCTGCTGTCTTTGACAG AGCTGAAAAATTGAAGAGGCAGTTCAGGCATCTGTATGTTGTCGTATCTGTCCCAACAAGGGAACAAAATGATTCTTTCAATCACTCATACTTCAA GTATGCTGTGGAGCTTGGTAGCCCAACCTTTGTGCCAGTTCATGATCCAGAGATGGGCTTCGAGAAGATTGTGAAGATAGCTCATGCTCATGGGGgtaggatgttgatctctatttCTAATCTGAGGTGTTCCTCTTTGAATGACACATACCATGCTAATCACTCATCTGCAGTATGTAAACGACAAGATGCCATCTCCATGATGAAGAATGAG CGTGAGCAAGCAGTGCAAGGAATGGACTTATTCCTCAGAGTGGTTACCTCCATACCCGGAATCGACAACCATGATGCGAATGCA CTTGCCCAAGCCATTGGTTCAATTGAAGCAATATCAAAAGCATCGAAGGGCTTTATTCTGGAAAATACAGACCTTTCAGTGGATAAAGCAGAAAGGATT GTCAACTCTCTATTTTCTGTTTCCAAGGATGAACATCACCGTTTTGGGGTTTTGTTTGCTGTACCTGCAAATCATGATTATTTTTTTGACCTTGCAAATTTCATAAGGTAA